In Paracoccaceae bacterium Fryx2, a single genomic region encodes these proteins:
- the tnpB gene encoding IS66 family insertion sequence element accessory protein TnpB (TnpB, as the term is used for proteins encoded by IS66 family insertion elements, is considered an accessory protein, since TnpC, encoded by a neighboring gene, is a DDE family transposase.), with translation MISFAGGIKVVVATQPVDFRRGLNGLVALITAALAADPYCGDVFVFRPKRRDRLRLVFWDGSGMVVATKWLESGQFIWPPVRDGAIWLTREEFALLVAGLDWTRVQRIQVKRPVRAA, from the coding sequence ATGATCTCCTTCGCGGGTGGGATCAAGGTCGTGGTGGCGACGCAACCGGTGGACTTTCGTCGTGGTCTGAACGGGCTGGTCGCCCTGATCACCGCGGCGCTGGCTGCAGACCCCTATTGTGGCGATGTCTTTGTCTTTCGCCCCAAGCGTCGCGACCGGTTGCGCCTCGTCTTTTGGGATGGCAGCGGAATGGTGGTCGCCACGAAATGGCTGGAAAGCGGCCAGTTCATCTGGCCGCCTGTTCGGGATGGCGCGATCTGGCTGACCCGGGAAGAGTTCGCTCTCCTCGTGGCTGGTCTCGACTGGACGCGGGTGCAGAGAATTCAGGTGAAGAGGCCTGTCCGGGCAGCGTGA
- a CDS encoding IS3 family transposase (programmed frameshift), translating to MEQTSKKKTSKPYSPEFRERAVRLAMEHRDDYQSEAAALTAIAGKLGCSTDSLRVWMRQVQRDGGERPGPTSAEIARIKELERENRELRQANEILRKASAYFCPGGARPPVSQMTAFIEESREAFGVEPICRALQFAPSTFYDRRAIMRDPDRASARAKSDAALSLKIDAAWDANRKLYGARKIWHVLRRQGEDAARCTVERLMRHLGIRGVVRGKKVITTNPDTSLPCPDDKVNRLFMADRPNKLWVSDFTYVPTWSGTVYVAFVIDVFARRIVGWRVSTSMKTQFVLDALEQAIWQRKTPDNKSLVHHSDRGSQYPSIKYTERLAKAEIDLSVGTVGDAYDNALAECVIGLFKTEVINQIGPWKSMREVEWETLKWIDWYNNRRLLGPIGYIPPAEAEEAFYANLNSLDMVA from the exons ATGGAACAGACCTCAAAGAAGAAGACCTCGAAGCCGTATTCACCTGAGTTCCGCGAGCGTGCGGTGCGGCTGGCGATGGAACACCGCGATGATTATCAGAGCGAGGCTGCGGCGCTGACGGCGATTGCAGGTAAATTGGGCTGTTCGACGGACAGCCTTCGCGTCTGGATGCGACAGGTCCAGCGCGATGGTGGCGAACGGCCGGGACCTACCAGCGCTGAGATCGCGCGGATCAAAGAGCTTGAGCGCGAGAACCGGGAACTGCGGCAAGCGAACGAGATTCTGCGCAAAGCTTCAGCGTATT TTTGCCCAGGCGGAGCTCGACCGCCCGTTTCGCAAATGACTGCTTTCATTGAGGAAAGCCGAGAGGCATTCGGGGTCGAGCCGATCTGCAGGGCACTGCAGTTTGCCCCTTCCACCTTTTATGACCGGCGGGCGATCATGCGTGATCCTGACCGGGCCTCGGCCCGGGCCAAATCGGATGCCGCCCTGAGCCTCAAGATCGACGCGGCCTGGGATGCCAACCGCAAGCTCTATGGCGCGCGGAAGATCTGGCATGTTTTGCGACGGCAGGGTGAAGACGCCGCCCGCTGCACCGTGGAACGATTGATGCGCCATCTGGGCATCAGGGGCGTGGTCCGTGGCAAGAAGGTCATCACGACCAATCCTGACACGTCTCTGCCTTGCCCGGACGACAAGGTGAACCGGCTGTTCATGGCGGATCGGCCGAACAAGCTGTGGGTTTCAGATTTCACCTATGTGCCCACATGGTCCGGCACCGTCTACGTGGCCTTCGTCATCGACGTCTTTGCACGTCGTATTGTCGGTTGGCGCGTCTCGACATCGATGAAGACCCAGTTTGTGCTCGACGCGCTGGAGCAAGCGATCTGGCAAAGAAAGACGCCGGATAACAAGAGCTTGGTCCACCATTCGGACCGCGGATCACAATACCCGTCGATCAAATACACCGAACGCCTGGCCAAGGCCGAGATCGACCTTTCCGTTGGAACAGTTGGCGATGCCTATGACAACGCCTTGGCTGAATGCGTCATCGGCCTGTTCAAGACAGAGGTCATCAACCAGATCGGCCCCTGGAAATCAATGCGCGAGGTCGAATGGGAAACGCTGAAATGGATCGATTGGTATAACAACCGCCGCCTGCTTGGCCCAATCGGATACATCCCACCCGCAGAAGCAGAGGAGGCGTTCTATGCAAACCTGAACTCACTCGATATGGTCGCGTAG
- a CDS encoding IS66 family transposase, translated as MASCTVSLPSDPARLKRMVLALQAENADLRVYADLLRLMIFGAKSEKMAALDPAQIALDLGDLSDIATTGPAAANDDAPGSGGPPRRKPRAASRNMGALPVHLPRHEEVIEPKNTICPCCNLALHRIGEDISEALDIVPALLRVIRTIRPKYACRSCEDGVSQAPARARVMNGGMATTALVAHVVVAKFGWHLPLYRQAQMLAGAGLDIDRGTLGGWVTRAAWWLKPLHERLLGFIRAQPRVFCDETPLPRLDPGRGRTKVCQLWAQAIDDRPWKGPAPPAVGYVFTEGRGTDDLEAQLGRFGGVLQVDGYGAYKSLAKRRRKSNVAPLRLAFCLAHARRKFADVVKTTGSTEALAVIGTIAEIYLIESRIRGLNAEARLTARKAESAVLMSALKAQLEQLMAEVSSKSSIGKAAAYTLGHWQGLTAPSGPPSAFVRSTGSNDRHATGSRSLDDGRIEVDSNIVERSIKPVCLTRKNALFAGSKRGGESWAILASLVNTAKLNGIDPELWLADVLERIVSGATPINRLDTLLPWTWKAEREAQRHSEVLAA; from the coding sequence ATGGCGTCCTGCACCGTTTCCCTTCCCTCGGATCCCGCACGGTTGAAGCGGATGGTTCTGGCCCTTCAGGCCGAGAACGCGGATCTGCGTGTCTATGCCGACCTTCTTCGGCTGATGATCTTCGGGGCGAAATCGGAGAAGATGGCGGCCCTCGATCCTGCGCAGATTGCGCTCGATCTGGGTGATCTGTCGGATATCGCCACGACGGGCCCAGCGGCGGCCAACGACGATGCGCCCGGCTCCGGGGGGCCGCCGCGACGCAAGCCTCGTGCCGCGTCACGCAACATGGGCGCCTTGCCTGTGCATCTGCCGCGGCACGAAGAGGTCATCGAGCCGAAGAACACCATCTGCCCCTGCTGCAACCTGGCACTTCACCGCATCGGGGAAGACATTAGCGAGGCGCTCGACATCGTGCCCGCCCTGCTGCGCGTGATCCGCACGATCCGGCCGAAATACGCCTGCCGGTCCTGCGAAGACGGCGTCAGCCAGGCTCCAGCCCGGGCGCGGGTGATGAACGGTGGCATGGCGACCACGGCGCTGGTCGCGCATGTCGTCGTCGCGAAGTTCGGCTGGCACCTTCCGCTTTACCGCCAGGCGCAAATGCTTGCGGGCGCAGGCCTCGACATCGACCGGGGCACCCTCGGAGGCTGGGTCACCCGGGCCGCCTGGTGGCTCAAGCCGCTGCACGAGCGTCTGCTCGGCTTCATCCGGGCGCAGCCCCGCGTCTTCTGCGACGAGACCCCATTGCCGCGGCTCGATCCGGGCCGAGGCAGGACGAAGGTCTGTCAGTTGTGGGCACAGGCAATCGATGATCGGCCATGGAAGGGTCCGGCGCCGCCGGCCGTGGGCTATGTCTTCACGGAAGGTCGCGGAACGGATGATCTGGAGGCCCAACTGGGGCGTTTCGGCGGCGTTCTCCAAGTCGATGGCTATGGCGCCTACAAGAGCCTGGCCAAGCGGCGGCGCAAGAGCAATGTCGCCCCGCTGCGCCTGGCGTTCTGCCTTGCCCATGCCCGCCGCAAATTCGCCGATGTGGTCAAGACCACCGGGTCGACGGAGGCGCTGGCGGTCATAGGCACGATCGCCGAGATCTACCTCATCGAAAGCCGCATCCGCGGGCTGAACGCCGAGGCTCGCCTGACAGCGCGAAAGGCAGAAAGTGCCGTCCTCATGTCGGCGCTGAAGGCGCAGCTCGAGCAGCTGATGGCCGAGGTCTCATCAAAGTCCTCGATCGGCAAGGCTGCTGCCTATACCCTCGGGCACTGGCAGGGCCTGACGGCGCCCTCCGGGCCTCCGTCCGCCTTCGTTCGATCCACCGGATCGAACGATCGCCATGCGACCGGCTCCCGAAGCCTCGACGACGGCAGGATCGAGGTGGACAGCAATATCGTCGAGCGCTCGATCAAGCCGGTGTGCCTTACGCGCAAGAATGCGCTCTTCGCCGGCTCGAAGCGTGGTGGCGAAAGCTGGGCCATTCTGGCCTCGCTGGTGAACACGGCCAAGCTCAACGGCATCGACCCGGAACTCTGGCTTGCGGACGTTCTGGAGCGCATCGTCTCCGGTGCCACCCCAATCAATCGGCTCGACACGTTGCTGCCCTGGACCTGGAAGGCCGAGCGCGAGGCACAGAGACACAGCGAGGTCTTGGCGGCATGA
- a CDS encoding YecA family protein, with amino-acid sequence MLDEASFVEFLRKRRPQPPAFTMDGLDGYLTALIVGPRFIDPRKWIPLFVGDTALMAPEETDEARALQTLVAAYNAISTGLAETPDAWRPRLALRDNGTFDPFFWWIGFLAGTDFAPRIWRPVLHGQPETGDIIAPIREMSEPHAILDQTGVIGVAKAVVAIRTYFMPRRAKSPI; translated from the coding sequence ATGCTGGATGAGGCATCTTTCGTGGAGTTCCTGCGGAAGCGGCGGCCGCAGCCGCCCGCCTTCACGATGGACGGGCTCGACGGCTATCTCACCGCGTTGATCGTCGGGCCGCGCTTCATCGACCCGCGGAAGTGGATCCCGCTGTTCGTCGGCGACACGGCCTTGATGGCTCCCGAAGAGACAGATGAGGCCCGTGCCCTGCAAACACTCGTGGCCGCCTACAACGCCATCTCCACAGGTCTTGCCGAAACGCCGGACGCTTGGCGTCCCCGCCTTGCTCTGCGGGACAATGGCACCTTCGATCCGTTCTTCTGGTGGATCGGCTTCCTCGCCGGGACTGACTTCGCCCCCCGGATCTGGCGGCCAGTACTGCATGGCCAACCCGAAACCGGCGATATCATCGCTCCCATTCGCGAGATGTCGGAACCGCACGCAATCCTGGACCAGACCGGGGTCATCGGCGTGGCAAAGGCGGTGGTCGCCATCCGCACCTACTTCATGCCGCGCCGCGCAAAGTCCCCCATCTGA
- the istA gene encoding IS21 family transposase has protein sequence MAYKPITDQQLRLYMSDLRYHSQRTSAARAGFSERTARRFDANPTLPSNRKIVHGRTVADPLEGYWEGDILPLLERDSTLQAVTLLRHLQGLHPLAFPDDRIRRTLERRVRQWRALNGPERDIIFRQTPEPGRMAQSDFTHAEELEVTIAGQLFPHLLYHFVMVYSRWEHVGVVLGGESFTALAENLQQALWSLGGAPQEHRTDSLSAAFRNLTADQRQDITTRYNAFVGHYGMEASRNNRGEAHENGAVESQNRHLKKAIEQALILRGSRDFASIEDYRRFIDILVARRNRQRAAATQVERAHLKPLPRRRTTDFTETVVPVTRTSGFLVKSIFYSAPSQLIGQRLRVHLYDDRLEAFLGSTLVVSHTRARGRGDGHRVHVINYHHVIHALRRKPQALWSSIYRDSLFPRTEYAEAWKVLQRDLPRRDACRRMVDLLFIAHDRACEAELAHLLTDDLDAGRAPDPDLLMLRLSPKQTALPTD, from the coding sequence TTGGCCTACAAACCCATCACCGACCAGCAATTGAGATTATACATGTCCGACCTCCGATATCACAGTCAGCGCACGTCGGCCGCCCGCGCCGGGTTCAGTGAGCGCACGGCCCGACGGTTCGATGCCAATCCGACGCTGCCCTCGAACCGCAAGATTGTTCACGGGCGCACGGTGGCCGATCCCCTCGAGGGTTATTGGGAGGGCGACATCCTTCCTTTGCTGGAGAGGGACAGCACTTTGCAGGCCGTCACCCTGCTGCGCCACCTTCAGGGCCTGCACCCGCTGGCCTTCCCCGACGACCGCATCCGGCGCACCCTGGAACGGCGGGTGCGGCAGTGGCGGGCGCTGAACGGGCCCGAGCGCGACATCATCTTCCGCCAGACGCCGGAGCCGGGCCGCATGGCCCAGTCCGACTTCACTCATGCCGAGGAGCTGGAGGTGACGATCGCGGGCCAGCTATTCCCGCATCTGCTCTACCACTTCGTCATGGTCTACAGCCGGTGGGAGCATGTCGGGGTGGTCCTGGGCGGGGAGAGCTTCACGGCCTTGGCCGAGAACCTGCAGCAGGCGCTCTGGTCGCTCGGCGGGGCACCACAGGAGCATCGCACCGACAGCCTCTCGGCCGCTTTCCGCAACCTGACGGCTGACCAGCGCCAGGATATCACCACGCGCTACAATGCCTTCGTCGGCCATTACGGCATGGAGGCCAGTCGCAACAACCGCGGGGAAGCTCATGAGAACGGCGCGGTGGAATCCCAGAACCGGCACCTGAAGAAGGCCATCGAACAGGCGCTGATCCTGCGCGGCAGCCGCGACTTCGCCAGCATTGAGGACTACCGCCGCTTCATCGACATTCTGGTGGCACGGCGCAACCGGCAGCGGGCGGCGGCCACGCAGGTGGAACGGGCGCATCTGAAGCCCCTGCCGCGCCGGCGCACCACCGACTTTACAGAGACCGTGGTTCCGGTCACCCGCACCAGCGGCTTTCTGGTCAAGAGCATCTTCTACAGCGCCCCGTCGCAGCTGATCGGGCAGCGCTTGCGGGTCCACCTTTACGACGATCGCCTTGAGGCCTTTCTCGGCAGCACCCTGGTCGTCAGCCATACAAGGGCGCGTGGTCGCGGCGACGGCCATCGCGTGCATGTCATCAACTACCATCACGTCATCCATGCGCTGCGGCGCAAACCGCAAGCCCTGTGGAGTTCGATCTACCGCGACAGCCTGTTCCCGCGAACCGAATACGCTGAGGCCTGGAAGGTGCTGCAGCGCGATCTGCCCCGCCGCGACGCCTGCCGCCGCATGGTCGACCTGCTGTTCATCGCCCACGACCGGGCCTGCGAGGCGGAACTGGCACATCTCCTGACGGACGATCTCGACGCCGGCCGGGCGCCGGACCCTGACCTGCTGATGCTCCGCCTGAGCCCCAAGCAAACGGCGCTGCCGACAGATTGA
- a CDS encoding TSUP family transporter, which yields MRCLCFRRFRWQVRPCKSPDPLPAYPTAPPFLAALATGAVIGFISGTTGTGGGVFLAPVILAMNWGTARQTAATTAVYNLMNSAAALIGAWAYWDQLPASLPWWLVAVAVGGSVGAFVGSRYLSDRWLRGILALLLLISGVKLLW from the coding sequence GTGCGGTGCTTGTGCTTTCGGCGCTTCAGATGGCAGGTTCGGCCTTGCAAAAGCCCCGATCCCCTTCCCGCCTATCCGACCGCCCCTCCGTTCCTGGCCGCGCTGGCGACAGGTGCCGTCATCGGTTTCATCTCGGGCACCACCGGAACGGGGGGCGGCGTGTTTCTGGCGCCGGTGATCCTTGCGATGAACTGGGGAACGGCGCGCCAGACTGCTGCAACTACCGCGGTCTACAATCTGATGAACTCGGCGGCGGCCCTGATTGGCGCCTGGGCCTATTGGGATCAGCTTCCGGCATCCTTGCCGTGGTGGCTCGTCGCGGTTGCGGTCGGCGGTTCCGTGGGGGCCTTTGTCGGCAGCAGGTATTTGTCAGACCGCTGGCTGCGCGGCATACTTGCGCTGCTTCTGCTGATTTCGGGCGTCAAGCTGCTGTGGTAG
- a CDS encoding IS3 family transposase (programmed frameshift) produces MEQTSKKKTSKPYSPEFRERAVRLAMEHRDDYQSEAAALTAIAGKLGCSTDSLRVWMRQVQRDGGERPGPTSAEIARIKELERENRELRQANEILRKASAYFCPGGARPPVSQMTAFIEESREAFGVEPICRALQFAPSTFYDRRAIMRDPDRASARAKSDAALSLKIDAAWDANRKLYGARKIWHVLRRQGEDAARCTVERLMRHLGIRGVVRGKKVITTNPDTSLPCPDDKVNRLFMADRPNKLWVSDFTYVPTWSGTVYVAFVIDVFARRIVGWRVSTSMKTQFVLDALEQAIWQRKTPDNKSLVHHSDRGSQYLSIKYTERLAKAEIDLSVGTVGDAYDNALAECVIGLFKTEVINQIGPWKSMREVEWETLKWIDWYNNRRLLGPIGYIPPAEAEEAFYANLNSLDMVA; encoded by the exons ATGGAACAGACCTCAAAGAAGAAGACCTCGAAGCCGTATTCACCTGAGTTCCGCGAGCGTGCGGTGCGGCTGGCGATGGAACACCGCGATGATTATCAGAGCGAGGCTGCGGCGCTGACGGCGATTGCAGGTAAATTGGGCTGTTCGACGGACAGCCTTCGCGTCTGGATGCGACAGGTCCAGCGCGATGGTGGCGAACGGCCGGGACCTACCAGCGCTGAGATCGCGCGGATCAAAGAGCTTGAGCGCGAGAACCGGGAACTGCGGCAAGCGAACGAGATTCTGCGCAAAGCTTCAGCGTATT TTTGCCCAGGCGGAGCTCGACCGCCCGTTTCGCAAATGACTGCTTTCATTGAGGAAAGCCGAGAGGCATTCGGGGTCGAGCCGATCTGCAGGGCACTGCAGTTTGCCCCTTCCACCTTTTATGACCGGCGGGCGATCATGCGTGATCCTGACCGGGCCTCGGCCCGGGCCAAATCGGATGCCGCCCTGAGCCTCAAGATCGACGCGGCCTGGGATGCCAACCGCAAGCTCTATGGCGCGCGGAAGATCTGGCATGTTTTGCGACGGCAGGGTGAAGACGCCGCCCGCTGCACCGTGGAACGATTGATGCGCCATCTGGGCATCAGGGGCGTGGTCCGTGGCAAGAAGGTCATCACGACCAATCCTGACACGTCTCTGCCTTGCCCGGACGACAAGGTGAACCGGCTGTTCATGGCGGATCGGCCGAACAAGCTGTGGGTTTCAGATTTCACCTATGTGCCCACATGGTCCGGCACCGTCTACGTGGCCTTCGTCATCGACGTCTTTGCACGTCGTATTGTCGGTTGGCGCGTCTCGACATCGATGAAGACCCAGTTTGTGCTCGACGCGCTGGAGCAAGCGATCTGGCAAAGAAAGACGCCGGATAACAAGAGCTTGGTCCACCATTCGGACCGCGGATCACAATACCTGTCGATCAAATACACCGAACGCCTGGCCAAGGCCGAGATCGACCTTTCCGTTGGAACAGTTGGCGATGCCTATGACAACGCCTTGGCTGAATGCGTCATCGGCCTGTTCAAGACAGAGGTCATCAACCAGATCGGCCCCTGGAAATCAATGCGCGAGGTCGAATGGGAAACGCTGAAATGGATCGATTGGTATAACAACCGCCGCCTGCTTGGCCCAATCGGATACATCCCACCCGCAGAAGCAGAGGAGGCGTTCTATGCAAACCTGAACTCACTCGATATGGTCGCGTAG
- the istB gene encoding IS21-like element helper ATPase IstB produces the protein MTSREIDIHTLPGMLTALRLPSFHKLWADIATRADTEGWPAARFLAVLAEYELAERDMRRIQRHMNEAQLPAGKTLATFDFKALPTLPRARVEALAAGDWLEGGGNLIAIGNSGTGKTHILCAIGHALIERGHRVFYTRTSDLVQRLQAARRDLVLEAALAKLDKFDLIILDDITYAHKDQAETGVLFELIARRYEYRSIAIAANQPFSGWDQIFPDKAMTVAAIDRLVHHAAILEMNAESFRQRAAASNKEALSRPPTTTIADNKDKGEG, from the coding sequence ATGACCTCCCGCGAGATCGACATCCACACGCTGCCCGGCATGCTGACCGCGCTGCGCCTGCCCAGCTTCCACAAGCTTTGGGCCGACATCGCCACCCGTGCCGACACCGAAGGCTGGCCCGCTGCCCGCTTTCTGGCTGTCCTCGCGGAATACGAACTGGCCGAGCGCGACATGCGCCGCATTCAGCGCCACATGAACGAGGCACAGCTACCGGCTGGCAAGACGCTGGCGACCTTCGACTTCAAGGCGCTGCCAACCCTGCCGCGTGCCCGGGTGGAAGCTCTGGCGGCCGGCGACTGGCTGGAGGGCGGCGGCAACCTGATCGCCATCGGCAATTCCGGCACGGGCAAAACGCACATTCTCTGCGCGATAGGCCATGCCCTGATCGAGCGGGGACACCGCGTGTTCTATACCCGGACCAGCGATCTGGTGCAGCGACTTCAGGCCGCCCGCCGCGATCTGGTGCTCGAAGCCGCGCTCGCCAAGCTCGACAAGTTCGACCTGATCATCCTCGACGACATCACCTACGCCCACAAGGATCAGGCCGAGACAGGCGTGCTCTTCGAGCTGATCGCCCGGCGCTACGAATACCGCAGCATCGCGATCGCCGCTAACCAACCCTTTAGCGGCTGGGACCAGATCTTCCCGGACAAGGCGATGACCGTCGCCGCCATCGACCGGCTGGTTCATCACGCAGCGATCCTGGAGATGAATGCCGAAAGCTTCCGCCAGCGCGCGGCCGCCTCCAACAAAGAGGCGCTGAGCAGACCGCCAACGACAACCATCGCCGACAACAAGGACAAAGGAGAAGGCTGA
- a CDS encoding ferredoxin reductase family protein has product MRWFGPAIVVICCAIAAWLGATAIPRLGAGDAVSLAAGATAIVAMGLALMLAARPRFAEPLFGGLDRMYRVHKWLGISALALMVLHYLVELDFDERVRETRLGDLAGEIGEIAFFSFIALILLSWIKRIPAVRAELPYQWWRFSHRFMGIPFAGVALHQALIDSPITWNAPLSLYLDAFCILGLAAYLQTELRGWTRRKWSFTVAGIARHGSATEITLKQTGRAVMPWRPGQFAFFSAPEAGLSEPHPFTIASAPRPDGSMTLAVKSLGDWTGRLPRALQPGSTVTAEGPYGRFTFRKGPRAQLWLAGGIGITPFLAWAESLGAADGGDIHLVLCVTRAEEAIGLDVLQQAAARNPRFSFRIVASDRDGRLSAQDLVTNTPFRIAGAEMSFCGPVALKEGIVKGLIELGQAPRSLRFEHFAFR; this is encoded by the coding sequence ATGAGATGGTTCGGACCCGCCATCGTCGTGATCTGCTGCGCCATCGCGGCCTGGCTCGGCGCGACCGCGATCCCTCGGCTTGGGGCAGGCGATGCTGTCAGCCTTGCGGCCGGCGCGACCGCTATCGTTGCCATGGGCCTGGCCCTGATGCTGGCCGCCCGGCCCCGCTTTGCCGAGCCGCTGTTCGGCGGACTTGACCGGATGTACCGCGTGCACAAGTGGCTGGGGATTTCGGCACTGGCGCTGATGGTCCTGCACTACCTGGTCGAGCTGGATTTCGACGAGCGGGTCCGCGAAACCCGGCTTGGCGATCTGGCAGGCGAGATCGGCGAAATCGCCTTCTTCAGCTTCATCGCCCTGATCCTGCTGAGCTGGATCAAGCGCATCCCCGCCGTGCGTGCCGAACTGCCCTACCAGTGGTGGCGGTTCAGTCATCGCTTCATGGGCATCCCCTTCGCCGGGGTCGCCCTGCACCAGGCGCTGATCGACAGCCCGATCACGTGGAACGCGCCCCTGTCGCTGTATCTTGACGCCTTCTGCATCCTGGGCCTTGCCGCCTATCTCCAGACCGAACTGCGCGGGTGGACCCGTCGGAAATGGTCCTTCACGGTCGCCGGTATCGCCCGGCACGGCAGCGCGACCGAGATCACCCTGAAGCAGACCGGGCGGGCCGTGATGCCCTGGCGGCCGGGCCAGTTCGCCTTCTTCAGCGCGCCGGAGGCCGGCCTGTCAGAGCCGCACCCCTTCACCATCGCCAGCGCCCCGCGCCCGGACGGCAGCATGACCCTTGCGGTCAAATCGCTGGGCGACTGGACGGGGCGCCTGCCGCGCGCGCTGCAACCGGGAAGCACCGTCACCGCCGAAGGGCCCTATGGCCGCTTCACCTTCCGCAAGGGGCCGCGCGCACAGCTCTGGCTGGCCGGGGGCATCGGCATCACGCCATTCCTTGCCTGGGCGGAAAGCCTTGGCGCGGCTGATGGCGGCGACATCCATCTGGTGCTGTGCGTGACCCGGGCCGAAGAGGCGATCGGGCTGGACGTTCTGCAGCAGGCGGCGGCGCGCAATCCGCGCTTCAGCTTCCGGATCGTGGCTTCCGACCGGGATGGACGACTTTCCGCGCAGGATCTGGTGACCAATACCCCCTTCCGCATCGCCGGCGCCGAAATGTCCTTCTGCGGTCCGGTGGCGCTGAAAGAGGGCATCGTGAAAGGCCTGATCGAACTGGGGCAGGCGCCGCGCAGCCTGCGTTTCGAGCATTTCGCCTTCCGCTAG
- a CDS encoding transposase, whose amino-acid sequence MEVITGKRRRRNWTAEEKARIVSESAEPGASISDVARRWGVNRGLLTVWRRHVGLVQARPTRGTATGLHFVPISIADDDRPLCLDAAVSGLASDPRGSAEPGRIEVEIGSNRMVVTGRVDPAVAAAMVAALRRSR is encoded by the coding sequence ATCGAGGTGATAACGGGGAAGCGGCGTAGACGTAACTGGACCGCCGAGGAGAAGGCAAGGATCGTTTCGGAGAGCGCGGAGCCGGGTGCGTCCATTTCCGACGTGGCGCGCCGTTGGGGTGTGAACCGAGGCCTGCTGACGGTTTGGCGACGCCATGTTGGCCTGGTTCAGGCGCGTCCGACACGCGGGACCGCAACGGGGCTGCACTTCGTCCCGATATCGATTGCCGACGACGATCGTCCTCTTTGTCTGGATGCGGCGGTTTCCGGTCTGGCGAGTGATCCGCGAGGTTCTGCGGAGCCAGGACGGATCGAGGTGGAGATCGGCAGCAACCGGATGGTGGTGACTGGCCGGGTGGATCCGGCCGTTGCGGCTGCGATGGTGGCAGCCCTGCGTCGGTCGCGATGA